The proteins below come from a single Drosophila kikkawai strain 14028-0561.14 chromosome 3R, DkikHiC1v2, whole genome shotgun sequence genomic window:
- the LOC108078793 gene encoding dipeptidase 1: MKSRKLPKGFVLCGLNCLTFVYFPLVLPILRCSAGAATGGSGASGGGSKTADDFDYRMQRVRNVLKEVPLIDGHNDLPWNIRKFLKNQLKDFHFGGDLRELAPWSSSAWSHTDLRRLKEGMVSAQFWSAYAPCSSQHLDAVQLTLEQIDLIRRLVQLYPHHMALITTASGIEQTHRTGKIASLIGVEGGHAIGTSLSVLRMFYQLGARYLTLTHTCNTPWADCCKVDEPGKYPHIGGLSQFGKLVVKEMNRLGMIVDLSHVSVPTMLDALAASRAPLIFSHSSAHAICNSSRNVPDHVLQRIAINGGLVMVAFYPHFVSCSGQATLHDVVAHINHIREVAGIDHVGIGAGYDGVNLVPKGLEDVSKYPHLFAALLESDKWSEEDIAKLAGKNLIRVFKEVEAVRDQMELLRVAPIDQSIPAEDIMGRSYCRYQGPRT; encoded by the exons ATGAAATCGCGGAAGCTGCCGAAGGGCTTCGTGCTTTGTGGCCTCAACTGTTTGACCTTCGTCTACTTTCCGCTCGTCCTGCCCATCCTGCGATGCTCGGCCGGAGCGGCAACGGGCGGCTCGGGTGCGTCCGGCGGTGGCTCAAAGACCGCCGACGACTTCGACTACCGGATGCAGCGAGTGCGAAATGTGCTCAAGGAAGTGCCGCTGATCGACGGACACAACGATTTGCCGTGGAATATACGCAAGTTCCTGAAGAACCAGCTGAAAGACTTTCACTTTGGCGGGGATCTGCGGGAGCTGGCTCCCTGGTCCTCGAGTGCCTGGAGCCACACGGATCTGCGTCGTTTGAAGGAGGGCATGGTGTCCGCCCAGTTCTGGTCGGCCTATGCCCCCTGCTCGTCCCAGCATCTGGACGCTGTACAGCTGACGCTGGAGCAGATCGATCTGATCCGGCGACTAGTTCAGCTGTATCCGCATCACATGGCCCTGATTACCACCGCCTCGGGCATCGAGCAGACTCACCGGACGGGCAAGATCGCCAGCCTGATTGGGGTGGAGGGCGGTCATGCCATCGGCACCAGTCTGAGTGTCCTGAGGATGTTCTATCAGCTGGGCGCCAGATACTTGACTCTCACACACACCTGCAATACACCTTG GGCGGACTGCTGCAAAGTTGACGAACCGGGGAAGTACCCGCACATAGGCGGGCTCTCGCAGTTCGGCAAG CTGGTGGTCAAGGAGATGAACCGGCTGGGCATGATTGTTGATCTGTCGCACGTGTCGGTGCCCACGATGCTGGACGCTTTGGCGGCGTCGCGGGCGCCGCTCATCTTCTCGCACTCCTCGGCGCACGCCATCTGCAACAGCTCCAGGAACGTTCCCGATCATGTCCTGCAGCGCATT GCAATAAACGGCGGTCTGGTTATGGTGGCCTTTTATCCGCATTTCGTCAGCTGCTCGGGACAGGCGACACTGCACGATGTTGTGG CGCATATCAACCACATAAGGGAGGTGGCCGGCATCGATCATGTGGGCATCGGAGCTGGCTACGACGGAGTCAACTT AGTGCCCAAAGGACTGGAGGATGTGTCCAAATATCCGCATCTTTTTGCTGCCCTGCTCGAGTCTGATAAATGGTCAGAGGAGGATATTGCCAAGTTGGCTGGCAAGAATCTAATACGTGTATTCAAGGAAGTCGAAGCG